The following proteins are encoded in a genomic region of Sorangiineae bacterium MSr12523:
- a CDS encoding FG-GAP-like repeat-containing protein, which yields MRTIWQILAAAVVASFASTSSAQTTPFTDARVQAPELRAPTRGSLAGQYASLAFGPGDVSRGLFSLPLPVAVPGERGALAAAVIPTYSAEHGLSEWGVGWSVPALVIQRTRVLGDIDYRNDELTGPWGRMILGDDAAWYPLGMKTPVRVVPSGEELVAYLPDGSRWTFGGAVRNTTAAGTYGWYLTDITTATGSNTTFTYEKNTSGRPFLTTVTYGGTKLAPKQYQLTFDYSPLSVSPVDYRSGEPKTLDRRVTAVHARVAQGGAYAERYRYEIAYTEESRGLAFFLTSLQQVFPNGRMPATTYTYTLGSDYFKEAREQRAAGLDTVLAKNGSDSFQPNRSSSFDADLDGRPDLELAFDQRMLRQTNEGWVAEALPPPSSSANSQCRPAAAPSNSPRMVARLRGDSDQLNVLGLIASPSATALFVCERDGTLLSQMQVPGKWEPGPTTRLVDLNHDHQPDFVLVQTGGYKILPNQSTASGVAFGNAITGLLSPSFTPSVAWVYDFNGDGIPDLIAATQTSLVVWFGKGNFAFETKGKSFPVVNTLGQSIGDMSPYQVSFLDANNDGLSDLLLTGGTSPMLFTNSGTMFRQLDMPAFRSSHLPGVRPVVLDLGGTGNTGLAYAKDGLGYAFDLDGPGVGLMSSANDGRGTVVQFAYDRAPPEAGVRLRNSVLARVQVTTTGVDPVVYDYTYGQPTLHSVGKFLVGYGQVQRRSPLDATTESFLNGNDWAGLLVQRTERDDLSSAVERFAFKEYEDARTHGVAWKRVKREGKGWRSTDPSRTDAFFEQTQYLAYERDVCASRTRTITRAGELSTTKTFYDLQAFNESLSCLDKHIIAAGTHADASLDFRHEAELARTHDGLLEGLTLYDANGTALVDQSVIYDIDGLPTSITTPATGTTTYGYDPTTRLLASITGADGVATAVTRDPITDSIISIGVNRGRGAYVRSFEFDAFERLSASWDNLGRSSQQLPLETYSYRYANGNLPALVQGTTLVDAARGIYARTAEAMTGGGETLAQLHAAPEGWVFDSLSLRERSVRRLTSLTRATANFDVAGLDVPGLYASAQQVGVAQQGLFDLPVVQSQKLHADVERDVTTTLGLSDGLTRTDVENAATSTVTSFDERMHTVGYRDEAGARMTYDYDAFGRVRRVHLADGAEHRIDYDAYGHPIRIDRGGVGAIAYFYDARTGLLRERDFSPPGGGLDSVVRKVLYQYDGIGRLVNETHVDVPSGDTQVFRYYHDGASPSSPDTRNARGLLSAVTSEGYTKTLEYRLDGLESHRSTTIAGWRQADVDVTYDDRGRPRGRLIRLRDGRGNLLATNDESFSYDAYGRQAKLDIDGNEFAAYGFDTNDHVASASFSGSYAHGERVNFTYDPLTRTRTGVQTTTAGWTSSLTTRMNARALIGSQDIKVGGTSLRRAFGYSPQRFLASSTDATDAYSYAYDPTGLPTRIQHDAHGTSDVRTLERRGSVLSAGHHFHTFDSLGRVVQRDEVILTYGPNGQVSSASTSTKAWSYLYDETGARIAKLVGGQAVAAYLEGGTFVDATSMTEPVVVDGQTVGVLRVTTPAGGAGTKELKVLATDLLGTILSDTNGTARLPSPFGERDVHPDESEAIDYAAKAWDPDLGVVRMGVRDYDPLLARFLTADPLFLEHPEKCIESPSECNLYGYARNLPSQLKDPTGTFAGVDDGAEAAAGVIFFTALTLHFYLQQPAVQRDLRAAASQAADRLKELVSSVTSSSTKPATQDQTDSPPVLLAKPADKADSGDKAVAKEDAKDKRQDKYVVRLQAQGGHLEKSVVFSQSSPVTAAQALAGLEALRGELTKSQRKERAVAFVAAEAWIVKTAAGGGSPPDRKSFYIPGVRGTDARVDIEILAGHNIVK from the coding sequence ATGCGTACGATCTGGCAGATCCTCGCCGCAGCCGTCGTTGCATCGTTTGCAAGCACTTCGTCGGCCCAAACGACTCCATTTACCGATGCGCGCGTGCAGGCGCCGGAGCTTCGCGCCCCCACACGCGGGTCGCTGGCCGGGCAATACGCATCCTTGGCTTTCGGCCCCGGTGATGTCAGCCGCGGTCTCTTTTCCCTTCCGCTCCCCGTTGCGGTGCCCGGCGAGCGTGGCGCGCTCGCGGCCGCGGTGATACCCACGTATAGCGCGGAGCACGGGCTTTCGGAATGGGGCGTGGGCTGGAGCGTCCCCGCGCTGGTGATTCAGCGCACGAGGGTGCTCGGCGATATCGATTATCGAAACGACGAGCTGACGGGCCCGTGGGGTCGCATGATCCTGGGTGACGACGCGGCCTGGTATCCGTTGGGAATGAAGACGCCGGTGCGCGTGGTCCCATCGGGGGAGGAGCTCGTGGCCTACTTGCCCGATGGGTCGCGTTGGACCTTTGGCGGAGCGGTGCGGAACACGACGGCGGCCGGCACGTACGGGTGGTATCTGACCGATATCACGACGGCCACTGGCTCGAATACGACGTTTACTTACGAGAAGAATACTTCGGGGCGCCCGTTCCTCACCACGGTGACCTACGGCGGGACCAAGCTCGCGCCCAAGCAATACCAGCTCACGTTCGACTATTCGCCGCTGTCGGTTTCACCCGTCGACTACCGGTCGGGTGAGCCAAAGACCCTCGACCGACGTGTGACCGCGGTGCATGCACGTGTTGCTCAAGGAGGTGCATATGCCGAGCGGTATCGCTATGAAATTGCGTACACCGAGGAGTCCCGCGGGCTCGCGTTCTTTCTGACGAGCCTTCAACAGGTTTTTCCCAACGGCCGCATGCCGGCCACTACGTACACGTATACGCTGGGAAGCGATTACTTCAAAGAAGCCCGCGAGCAACGTGCGGCGGGTCTCGACACGGTGCTCGCCAAGAACGGCTCGGATTCCTTTCAGCCGAATCGCTCGTCCTCGTTCGATGCGGATCTCGATGGCCGGCCCGATCTCGAGCTGGCATTCGACCAGCGCATGCTGCGGCAAACCAACGAAGGCTGGGTCGCCGAGGCGTTGCCACCACCGTCGTCCTCTGCAAATTCGCAGTGCCGGCCGGCGGCGGCGCCGAGCAATTCGCCGCGCATGGTGGCCCGTTTGCGTGGCGATTCCGACCAGTTGAACGTATTGGGCCTCATTGCGAGTCCATCGGCGACGGCTCTCTTCGTTTGCGAACGCGATGGCACGCTCTTGTCGCAAATGCAGGTGCCGGGAAAATGGGAGCCGGGACCGACGACGCGCCTGGTCGACCTGAATCACGATCATCAGCCTGATTTCGTATTGGTGCAGACGGGGGGCTACAAGATTTTGCCGAACCAGAGCACGGCCTCCGGCGTGGCTTTTGGCAACGCCATCACCGGGCTGCTCTCACCGTCGTTCACGCCGAGCGTGGCTTGGGTTTACGACTTCAATGGAGATGGAATACCTGATCTCATTGCGGCCACGCAAACGTCGCTCGTCGTGTGGTTCGGAAAAGGGAACTTTGCGTTCGAGACGAAAGGGAAGTCGTTCCCCGTCGTAAATACGCTGGGCCAATCGATCGGGGACATGTCGCCATACCAAGTCTCGTTCTTGGACGCGAACAACGACGGATTGTCCGATCTTCTGCTGACCGGCGGCACGTCACCGATGCTCTTTACGAACAGCGGCACGATGTTTCGACAGCTCGACATGCCCGCGTTCCGCAGCAGCCATTTGCCGGGTGTCCGCCCGGTGGTGCTCGATCTCGGAGGCACGGGCAACACGGGACTGGCCTATGCAAAGGACGGCCTGGGGTACGCGTTCGATCTCGACGGCCCAGGGGTGGGATTGATGAGCAGTGCCAACGATGGCCGTGGCACCGTCGTGCAATTCGCCTATGATCGCGCACCCCCCGAAGCGGGCGTGCGCTTGCGCAACAGCGTACTGGCGCGCGTGCAGGTCACGACCACGGGGGTGGACCCAGTGGTTTACGACTACACCTATGGGCAGCCGACGCTGCACAGCGTTGGCAAGTTCCTCGTGGGTTACGGGCAGGTGCAGCGGCGCAGCCCTCTCGATGCGACGACGGAGTCGTTTCTCAATGGGAACGACTGGGCCGGCTTGTTGGTCCAGCGCACCGAGCGCGACGACCTTTCTTCGGCCGTGGAGCGGTTTGCGTTCAAGGAATACGAGGATGCGCGCACGCACGGTGTTGCGTGGAAGCGCGTCAAACGCGAAGGCAAAGGCTGGCGGAGCACGGATCCAAGCCGAACGGACGCGTTCTTCGAGCAGACGCAGTATTTGGCATACGAAAGGGACGTATGCGCGTCGCGTACACGCACGATAACGCGTGCGGGCGAGCTTTCGACAACGAAAACGTTCTACGACTTGCAGGCGTTCAACGAATCATTGAGCTGTCTCGACAAGCACATCATCGCAGCGGGAACGCACGCTGACGCGTCACTGGACTTTCGCCACGAGGCGGAGCTTGCGCGAACCCACGACGGGCTATTGGAAGGGCTCACCCTGTACGACGCCAATGGTACGGCCCTCGTGGATCAATCGGTGATCTACGATATCGACGGGCTGCCAACGAGCATCACGACGCCGGCAACCGGGACGACGACGTACGGGTACGATCCAACGACGCGCCTTCTTGCCAGCATCACGGGCGCGGACGGTGTGGCGACCGCGGTAACGCGTGATCCAATCACTGATTCGATCATCTCGATTGGCGTCAACCGTGGCCGCGGAGCGTACGTGCGGAGCTTCGAGTTCGACGCGTTTGAACGGCTGTCGGCCTCGTGGGACAACCTCGGGCGCAGTTCGCAGCAGTTGCCGCTGGAGACGTACAGCTACCGCTATGCGAACGGGAACCTCCCCGCACTCGTCCAAGGGACGACGCTCGTCGACGCAGCGCGTGGCATTTACGCCAGGACTGCGGAGGCAATGACGGGCGGCGGCGAGACCCTAGCCCAATTGCACGCGGCCCCCGAAGGCTGGGTCTTCGATTCCCTGTCGCTGCGCGAGCGCAGCGTGCGCCGTCTCACGTCGCTCACCAGGGCGACCGCCAACTTCGACGTGGCTGGGCTCGATGTGCCAGGGCTTTATGCCTCGGCGCAACAGGTGGGGGTCGCGCAGCAAGGCCTTTTCGACCTTCCCGTCGTGCAGTCGCAGAAGCTGCACGCGGACGTCGAGCGGGACGTAACCACGACGTTGGGCTTGAGCGATGGTCTCACCCGCACCGACGTCGAAAACGCGGCGACGTCCACGGTCACGTCGTTCGACGAGCGCATGCACACCGTCGGTTACCGGGACGAGGCTGGCGCTCGGATGACGTACGACTACGATGCCTTTGGTCGCGTACGGCGGGTTCACCTTGCGGACGGTGCCGAGCACCGTATCGATTACGATGCGTATGGCCATCCGATCCGCATCGACCGGGGCGGTGTCGGGGCGATTGCGTATTTCTACGACGCGAGGACGGGGCTTTTGCGCGAGCGGGATTTTTCCCCGCCCGGCGGAGGGCTCGACAGCGTCGTTCGCAAGGTTCTCTATCAATATGACGGAATCGGGCGGCTCGTAAACGAGACGCACGTCGACGTGCCGAGCGGCGACACCCAGGTGTTCCGCTACTACCATGACGGTGCGAGCCCATCGTCGCCCGATACACGCAACGCGCGCGGGCTTCTCTCGGCGGTGACCAGCGAGGGTTACACCAAGACGTTGGAGTACCGCCTCGACGGGCTCGAGTCGCATCGTTCGACCACGATTGCCGGCTGGCGCCAAGCCGATGTGGATGTCACCTATGACGATCGCGGAAGGCCGCGCGGGCGGCTGATTCGACTGCGTGACGGTAGGGGGAATCTTCTCGCGACGAACGACGAGTCGTTTTCGTACGACGCGTATGGCCGACAGGCGAAACTCGATATCGACGGCAACGAGTTCGCCGCGTACGGGTTCGACACGAATGACCATGTCGCGAGCGCCAGTTTTTCTGGTTCCTACGCGCACGGCGAGCGCGTGAACTTCACGTACGATCCGTTGACACGTACGCGCACGGGCGTCCAAACCACGACGGCGGGGTGGACCTCGTCGCTGACCACGCGCATGAACGCGCGTGCGCTGATTGGTTCGCAAGACATCAAGGTCGGCGGTACGTCCCTGCGTCGCGCATTTGGTTATTCGCCCCAGCGTTTCTTGGCCTCATCGACGGACGCAACGGATGCCTATTCCTATGCGTACGATCCGACGGGCCTTCCTACGCGCATTCAGCATGATGCACACGGGACCAGTGATGTGCGCACTCTCGAACGACGAGGAAGCGTGCTGTCGGCCGGCCACCACTTTCACACCTTCGATTCGCTCGGACGGGTCGTGCAGCGCGATGAGGTCATCCTGACCTACGGGCCGAACGGGCAGGTGTCCTCGGCCTCCACGTCGACCAAGGCGTGGAGCTACCTGTACGACGAAACGGGTGCACGCATCGCCAAGCTCGTTGGAGGCCAGGCGGTTGCCGCGTACCTCGAAGGCGGGACCTTCGTCGATGCGACGTCGATGACCGAGCCTGTTGTCGTCGATGGACAAACGGTGGGCGTGCTGCGTGTGACGACACCGGCCGGAGGTGCGGGCACCAAAGAGTTGAAGGTCCTTGCCACGGACCTCTTGGGCACGATCCTTTCCGACACGAACGGCACAGCGCGCCTTCCTTCCCCCTTTGGTGAGCGTGACGTTCACCCCGATGAGTCGGAAGCCATCGACTACGCGGCCAAGGCTTGGGACCCGGATCTCGGCGTTGTTCGCATGGGCGTTCGCGACTACGATCCCTTGCTCGCGCGCTTCCTGACGGCCGACCCACTCTTTCTCGAGCATCCGGAGAAGTGCATCGAGAGTCCGTCGGAGTGCAACCTCTATGGCTATGCCCGCAACCTGCCTTCGCAACTGAAGGATCCCACCGGCACCTTCGCAGGCGTCGATGACGGCGCGGAGGCAGCGGCCGGCGTCATCTTTTTCACGGCGCTGACCCTTCACTTCTATCTGCAGCAACCTGCCGTGCAGAGGGATCTGCGCGCGGCGGCGTCGCAAGCCGCGGATCGCCTGAAGGAGTTGGTTTCGTCGGTAACGTCGAGCTCTACGAAGCCGGCCACGCAAGACCAAACAGACTCCCCTCCTGTTCTGCTGGCAAAGCCAGCCGATAAAGCTGACAGTGGTGACAAGGCGGTCGCGAAGGAGGACGCGAAAGACAAGCGACAAGATAAATATGTAGTTCGGTTGCAGGCTCAGGGTGGTCACCTCGAAAAATCAGTTGTATTCTCGCAGTCGAGTCCGGTGACAGCAGCGCAGGCACTCGCAGGGCTCGAGGCGCTCAGAGGGGAGTTGACGAAATCGCAGCGCAAGGAACGTGCGGTGGCATTCGTGGCTGCCGAAGCTTGGATTGTAAAGACGGCTGCAGGAGGCGGCTCGCCGCCCGATCGCAAGTCCTTCTACATTCCAGGTGTCCGTGGTACGGACGCACGTGTCGACATCGAAATTTTGGCCGGTCATAATATCGTAAAATGA
- a CDS encoding ricin-type beta-trefoil lectin domain protein → MEDLPVLHRLHSFELSKKTKISVCVLAAVLAVSACSSSSRTSSERESQGVGTNALAQLGAIGSPAAITAADGRCLSISSTKAGSIVRLAACTLGARDQAWTFNKASQSISPAANAAKCVTVRVGQVADGMQLQLARCSQSAAQRFELPLSALQGKITAPSAGSKCFAADVSNTVILRGCDGSSLQNWKLDSAHAAVPTVDPSGIASIASGGPFMLATTNDGRIFGWGSNAHAVVQAAKTTSSLARDLGYATPSRRAISVAAGQEHACAALGISGDNVACWGNDSYGQIADHRTQDVSSPKTIPGIQAVDLVAGRWFTCARASTGGVKCWGTMRFAGEKTLDMRVPRILLESGAVEFAAGSNHLCVRTSDGKVSCLGNNTSGQAGVTTATWMETFFPINLPRSAVAIFAGGDASCAKLEDDSVYCWGTNGYGVFGSGLPELLPGDNPETPILRLGLFEPTHVPVLDAFERLELGAKHSCGDKGDGSLWCWGTNDSGELGVRTSEPSRVAVGPISLGNVPLLSYAVSRDAAAEHTCALRNDGQVWCWGDNTRDMLDNRRVTESYSPVPVQSYPAVTQ, encoded by the coding sequence TTGGAGGACCTTCCGGTGCTTCATAGATTACACTCATTTGAATTGTCCAAAAAAACAAAGATCTCCGTCTGCGTACTCGCCGCGGTGCTGGCGGTGTCAGCCTGCAGTAGTTCATCGCGGACTTCTTCGGAGCGCGAATCGCAAGGTGTCGGCACCAACGCCCTCGCCCAGTTGGGTGCCATCGGTTCGCCAGCCGCGATCACGGCAGCCGATGGAAGGTGCTTGAGCATCTCCTCTACCAAGGCTGGCAGCATCGTTCGACTAGCCGCGTGTACCTTGGGGGCACGTGACCAGGCGTGGACATTTAATAAGGCGTCGCAGAGCATTTCGCCTGCCGCGAACGCCGCCAAGTGCGTCACCGTACGAGTCGGACAGGTCGCCGACGGAATGCAGCTTCAACTAGCCCGCTGCTCGCAGAGTGCGGCACAACGATTTGAACTCCCGCTGTCGGCCTTGCAGGGAAAGATCACTGCTCCTTCCGCCGGCTCGAAGTGTTTTGCTGCCGATGTGTCGAACACAGTAATTTTGCGGGGGTGCGATGGATCGTCCTTGCAGAACTGGAAGTTGGATTCCGCGCACGCTGCCGTTCCCACGGTTGATCCCTCGGGGATCGCAAGCATCGCGAGTGGAGGGCCATTCATGCTCGCGACCACGAACGACGGTCGCATCTTTGGCTGGGGGAGCAATGCGCACGCCGTGGTCCAGGCGGCCAAGACAACTTCGTCGCTCGCGCGGGATCTCGGGTACGCAACTCCAAGCCGGCGGGCCATCTCCGTCGCCGCAGGCCAGGAACATGCCTGCGCAGCACTGGGCATTAGCGGAGACAACGTTGCATGCTGGGGCAACGATTCTTATGGCCAAATAGCCGATCACCGTACGCAAGACGTTTCATCACCCAAAACCATTCCGGGAATTCAGGCCGTCGATCTTGTCGCGGGCCGTTGGTTTACCTGTGCCCGAGCTTCTACCGGCGGCGTAAAGTGCTGGGGTACCATGCGGTTTGCGGGAGAAAAGACCCTCGACATGCGCGTCCCGCGCATTCTCCTGGAATCGGGTGCCGTGGAATTCGCGGCGGGATCAAATCATCTTTGCGTGCGCACTTCGGACGGCAAGGTCTCATGCCTCGGCAACAACACGTCGGGGCAAGCTGGGGTCACCACGGCGACATGGATGGAAACGTTCTTTCCCATCAATCTACCGCGCTCGGCGGTCGCCATCTTCGCCGGCGGCGATGCTTCCTGCGCCAAGCTCGAGGACGACTCCGTGTATTGCTGGGGCACGAACGGCTATGGCGTTTTCGGATCCGGTCTGCCGGAATTGCTTCCTGGCGACAATCCCGAGACACCTATCCTACGACTCGGGCTTTTCGAGCCGACGCACGTTCCTGTGCTCGATGCATTTGAACGGCTGGAACTCGGAGCGAAACACTCTTGTGGTGACAAGGGCGACGGAAGCCTATGGTGCTGGGGCACCAATGACAGCGGCGAGCTCGGAGTGCGCACGTCCGAGCCGTCCCGTGTTGCGGTCGGGCCGATTTCGCTGGGTAACGTTCCGTTGCTCTCCTACGCAGTCTCGCGCGATGCCGCGGCGGAACACACGTGCGCTCTTCGCAATGACGGTCAAGTTTGGTGCTGGGGCGACAACACCCGCGACATGCTCGACAACCGGCGTGTGACGGAGTCGTATTCTCCTGTTCCGGTGCAATCGTATCCGGCGGTCACTCAATGA
- a CDS encoding response regulator transcription factor, with protein MSPKKTILIIEDEPHIVLGLRDSLEFEGFRVVSAARGGEGVQLARNETPDAIILDLMLPDMNGYAVCEELRRWSPFVPIIMLTARSQEMDKIRGLDAGADDYVTKPFSVGELIARIRAIFRRAARVGTAPETFEIGEASVNFAAHTLTRAGEVLQLSFYEVELLRLLNERAGQPVSRDEILHKIWGLDASPSNRTVDNFIVKLRKKIEVSPDKPKHILTVYGYGYKLAL; from the coding sequence TTGTCTCCGAAGAAGACGATCCTGATCATCGAGGACGAGCCCCACATCGTCCTCGGACTACGCGATTCACTCGAGTTCGAAGGGTTTCGCGTAGTCTCGGCCGCCCGGGGTGGGGAAGGAGTCCAGCTTGCACGCAACGAGACTCCAGACGCCATCATCCTCGACCTGATGCTCCCGGACATGAACGGGTACGCGGTCTGTGAGGAGCTCCGGCGCTGGAGTCCTTTCGTGCCCATCATCATGCTTACGGCGCGCTCGCAGGAGATGGACAAGATCCGAGGCCTGGACGCCGGCGCCGATGACTACGTGACGAAGCCCTTCAGCGTCGGCGAGTTGATCGCACGCATCCGGGCCATCTTTCGCCGTGCCGCCCGCGTCGGCACCGCCCCCGAGACCTTCGAAATCGGCGAGGCCAGCGTCAACTTTGCCGCGCACACCCTCACGCGCGCCGGCGAAGTGTTGCAGCTTTCTTTCTACGAGGTCGAGCTTCTGCGCCTATTGAACGAGCGCGCCGGCCAACCCGTCAGCCGCGACGAGATTTTGCACAAGATATGGGGCCTCGACGCATCCCCGTCGAACCGCACCGTCGACAACTTCATCGTGAAGCTTCGCAAGAAGATCGAAGTATCCCCCGACAAGCCGAAGCACATTCTCACGGTATACGGCTATGGGTACAAGTTGGCGTTGTAA
- the uvrC gene encoding excinuclease ABC subunit UvrC, translating to MLPEVVQEKLRALPAESGVYLFKDQKNEVVYVGKAKSLRSRVRSYFQSGGSDSRLFIPHLLETIGDLDTIVTANEKEATILENTLIKELRPRYNVKLRDDKEYLSLRLNVTHAWPRLDVVRRPAADGSRYFGPYHSATAARRTLHLINKHFQLRTCSDLELTSRRRPCLQYQIKRCPAPCVYEVDPAWYKDQVRAVAMFIEGRHDELTRELHDRMQRSAQEMRFELAAVYRDQLRAIEQVRESQRVVVADDEVEKDVIGLYREGDLVELVILHVRGGRLGDVGTYSIKHAEIPEEEIVAAFIAQHYGREQRPRSEEEEAVGAGEEILVPREIVVPCLPEGHAGIAEWLAERAGHKVAIVHPKRGARVDLLTMANDNARHSFLEKRRVSDSVEERLAQLQERLRLPTLPRRIECCDISHLGGGDTVGAVVAMTDGVLDKKRYRTFHVRGTGSANRGSGELNAGDDYAAMYEVLARRFRRGITAAAAPAEGAEDAAATEESDPWELPDLFVVDGGRGQLGVALAAARDLGLHQLPIVGLAKEKENVMGETLVDRVYLPGQKNPIPLKTHSASLFFLARLRDEAHRFSNRGREKRGKARRFHSALDDVRGIGPTTKKALLKALGSAIAIQRADDATLLAIPGVNKRHVAALRKAFPPATPAAIAPDAAPETAPDEATT from the coding sequence GTGCTTCCCGAGGTCGTACAGGAAAAGCTTCGCGCGCTTCCGGCCGAGTCCGGCGTTTATCTCTTCAAGGATCAGAAGAACGAAGTCGTCTACGTCGGGAAGGCCAAGAGCCTTCGCAGCCGCGTACGGAGCTATTTTCAAAGCGGGGGCAGCGATTCGCGGCTGTTCATTCCGCACCTGCTCGAGACCATCGGCGACCTCGACACGATCGTCACTGCCAACGAGAAAGAGGCGACGATCCTCGAGAACACGCTCATCAAGGAGCTTCGCCCCCGCTACAACGTCAAGCTCCGCGACGACAAGGAATACCTGTCCTTGCGGCTCAACGTGACGCATGCCTGGCCGCGCCTCGATGTGGTGCGCCGTCCGGCGGCGGATGGCTCGCGGTATTTCGGTCCGTACCATTCGGCCACCGCGGCACGCCGCACGTTGCACTTGATCAACAAGCATTTCCAGCTGCGCACGTGCAGTGATCTGGAGCTCACCAGCCGGCGGCGGCCTTGTTTGCAATATCAAATCAAGCGCTGTCCGGCGCCGTGCGTCTATGAAGTCGATCCCGCTTGGTACAAAGACCAAGTGCGCGCGGTGGCCATGTTCATCGAGGGCCGACACGACGAGCTCACGCGCGAGTTGCACGACCGCATGCAACGCTCTGCCCAGGAAATGCGCTTCGAATTGGCCGCCGTCTACCGCGATCAGCTTCGGGCCATCGAGCAAGTGCGCGAGTCGCAACGCGTGGTGGTGGCCGACGACGAAGTCGAAAAAGACGTCATTGGCCTTTACCGCGAAGGCGATTTGGTCGAATTGGTGATCCTTCACGTGCGCGGCGGGCGCCTCGGCGACGTGGGCACGTATTCGATCAAGCACGCGGAGATTCCGGAAGAGGAAATCGTCGCCGCCTTCATCGCGCAGCACTACGGCCGTGAGCAGCGGCCTCGAAGCGAGGAGGAAGAAGCCGTCGGGGCAGGGGAGGAGATCCTCGTGCCGCGCGAGATCGTGGTGCCCTGTTTGCCGGAAGGCCACGCGGGCATCGCGGAGTGGCTCGCCGAGCGCGCGGGCCACAAGGTGGCCATCGTTCATCCCAAGCGCGGAGCACGCGTCGATCTGCTGACCATGGCCAACGACAACGCGCGCCACTCGTTCTTGGAGAAGCGCCGCGTCTCCGACAGCGTGGAAGAGCGCCTGGCGCAGCTGCAAGAGCGACTGCGCTTGCCCACGTTGCCGCGCCGTATCGAATGCTGCGACATTTCGCACTTGGGCGGCGGCGATACTGTGGGTGCCGTGGTGGCCATGACGGACGGTGTGCTGGACAAAAAGCGCTACCGCACCTTCCATGTGCGCGGCACTGGCAGCGCCAACCGAGGCTCGGGCGAGTTGAATGCGGGCGACGACTACGCGGCCATGTACGAAGTCCTCGCACGCCGCTTCCGACGTGGCATCACCGCCGCGGCGGCGCCGGCCGAAGGTGCCGAGGACGCTGCGGCGACCGAGGAATCCGATCCGTGGGAGCTGCCGGACCTCTTCGTGGTCGACGGCGGTCGCGGACAGCTCGGCGTGGCATTGGCCGCGGCGCGCGACCTGGGACTTCACCAGCTTCCCATCGTGGGCCTCGCCAAGGAGAAGGAGAACGTCATGGGCGAGACGCTGGTCGATCGCGTCTACCTTCCCGGGCAGAAGAATCCCATCCCGCTGAAGACACACTCCGCCTCACTCTTCTTTTTGGCGCGGCTGCGCGACGAGGCCCACCGCTTCTCCAACCGCGGGCGCGAGAAGCGCGGCAAGGCCCGTCGCTTTCATTCGGCGCTGGACGATGTGCGAGGCATTGGGCCCACCACGAAAAAGGCATTGCTCAAAGCCTTGGGTTCGGCGATCGCCATCCAGCGCGCCGACGACGCGACCTTGCTCGCCATCCCGGGAGTTAATAAGCGCCACGTGGCTGCGCTCCGAAAGGCATTTCCCCCGGCGACGCCTGCCGCCATCGCACCGGACGCTGCGCCCGAGACCGCCCCCGACGAGGCAACGACGTGA